One genomic segment of Rhizobium gallicum bv. gallicum R602sp includes these proteins:
- a CDS encoding GFA family protein: MRMRTGGCLCGAVRYEVKGEPLRAGLCHCADCRKESGSAFVTFAVWPLAAFEHSGSVATYEGRSFCPACGGRLFCLTEKEAELRLGSLDDAPMEIEPLYEVWIKRRESWLHPLQGSDQYQEDAG; encoded by the coding sequence ATGAGAATGCGCACTGGGGGCTGCCTTTGCGGCGCCGTCAGATATGAAGTGAAGGGCGAGCCGCTTCGTGCCGGGCTATGCCACTGTGCGGACTGCCGGAAAGAGAGCGGCTCGGCCTTCGTCACGTTCGCCGTATGGCCGCTCGCGGCATTCGAGCATTCCGGTTCGGTCGCGACATATGAAGGCCGCAGCTTCTGTCCGGCGTGCGGCGGTCGGCTGTTTTGTCTTACCGAGAAGGAGGCGGAGCTCCGACTTGGATCTCTCGATGATGCGCCGATGGAAATCGAGCCGCTCTACGAGGTGTGGATCAAACGCCGCGAAAGCTGGCTGCATCCGCTGCAGGGGAGCGACCAGTATCAGGAAGATGCCGGCTAA
- a CDS encoding efflux RND transporter periplasmic adaptor subunit, translating to MDDSGSGRKAAAANTDLAAVLAASAKRGKGRRWRGRLIAAAALIAVAGTGAYFYNGRGGNGYSYVTQPAKRGDLTVLVTATGSVQPTEQVDISSELSGTVRDVNVDYNSEVKSGEVLAVLDTNKLEADVKSSRAKLDSAKANVLKANADLLSAQVSLERLRSLVKGSVSTQQSLDDATYKYESAAATKQINEAEVLSAEADLRLAEVNLAKARIVSPVDGVILTRSVDPGATVAASLSAPVLFTIAGDLRKMELQVDVDEADVGQIGVGQKATFTVDAYPNKSFPAEIEQIRFASETTNNVVTYKAVLSVDNADLLLRPGMTATADITVEAVKDTLMVPNAALRYAPPEAESRGSRGIFGLFRPPRMGPRSGGNRSEALTGAKRRVWVLREGRQVPLVIQVGSSDGQLTQVTAGELKEGDALVTDATTRTQ from the coding sequence ATGGACGATTCCGGAAGCGGCAGGAAGGCTGCAGCAGCCAATACCGATCTTGCTGCCGTCCTAGCGGCCTCCGCCAAGCGCGGCAAAGGCCGCCGCTGGCGCGGCCGCCTTATCGCCGCTGCAGCATTGATCGCGGTCGCCGGGACCGGTGCCTATTTTTACAACGGCCGCGGCGGCAACGGATACAGCTATGTGACGCAGCCGGCAAAGCGCGGCGACCTGACAGTTCTCGTGACGGCGACGGGCTCGGTGCAGCCGACGGAGCAGGTCGACATATCGAGCGAACTTTCCGGCACCGTGCGCGACGTCAATGTCGACTACAACAGCGAGGTCAAATCCGGCGAGGTGCTGGCAGTTCTCGATACGAACAAGCTGGAGGCCGATGTGAAGAGCTCGCGCGCGAAACTCGATTCGGCCAAGGCGAATGTGCTGAAGGCGAATGCCGATCTGCTGTCGGCGCAGGTTTCGCTGGAACGCTTGAGGAGCCTCGTCAAAGGCAGCGTCTCGACGCAGCAAAGCCTTGACGATGCGACCTACAAATACGAGTCCGCCGCAGCCACGAAGCAGATCAACGAGGCGGAAGTGCTCTCTGCCGAGGCCGACCTGCGGCTCGCCGAGGTCAACCTTGCAAAGGCCAGGATCGTTTCGCCGGTTGACGGCGTTATCCTGACGCGCTCTGTCGATCCGGGTGCCACCGTCGCCGCGTCTCTTTCGGCGCCGGTTCTCTTCACCATCGCCGGCGATCTCAGGAAGATGGAACTGCAGGTCGATGTGGACGAGGCCGATGTCGGCCAGATTGGCGTCGGGCAGAAGGCGACCTTCACGGTCGACGCCTATCCGAACAAGTCCTTTCCCGCCGAGATCGAGCAGATCCGCTTCGCCTCCGAGACGACCAACAATGTCGTCACCTACAAGGCCGTGCTTTCGGTCGACAACGCTGATCTCCTCTTGCGCCCGGGTATGACGGCAACGGCGGATATCACCGTCGAGGCCGTCAAGGATACCCTGATGGTGCCGAACGCCGCGTTGCGCTATGCACCGCCAGAAGCCGAATCGCGCGGCAGCCGCGGCATCTTCGGTCTTTTCCGCCCGCCGCGTATGGGGCCTCGCTCCGGCGGCAACCGCAGTGAAGCGCTCACCGGCGCCAAACGGCGCGTGTGGGTGTTGCGCGAGGGCCGCCAGGTGCCCCTCGTCATCCAGGTTGGTTCCTCGGACGGTCAGTTGACACAGGTCACGGCCGGTGAACTCAAGGAAGGCGATGCGCTTGTGACCGACGCGACGACACGGACGCAATAG
- a CDS encoding ABC transporter ATP-binding protein, protein MTSPPLLEFRQVSKIYGHGEAAIRALDHVDLRIGAHEFVAIMGPSGSGKSTAMNLLGCLDVPSAGDYVFQGISTSGFGRSQLTLLRRHMLGFVFQGFNLLARTSAVENVELPLIYRGVAAGERHRRAKEALGLVGLTGREHHKTQELSGGQQQRVAIARAIVTEPALLLADEPTGNLDTKTSAEIMDLMTRLNREQGITIVMVTHEPDIAAYAERILRFVDGKLEAEVAHQGEADHVS, encoded by the coding sequence ATGACCAGTCCGCCGCTTCTCGAATTCAGGCAGGTATCGAAGATCTATGGTCACGGCGAGGCGGCGATCCGCGCGCTCGACCATGTCGATCTCCGGATCGGCGCCCATGAATTCGTTGCGATCATGGGGCCGTCGGGGTCAGGCAAGTCGACGGCAATGAATCTCCTCGGCTGCCTCGATGTTCCGAGCGCCGGCGACTACGTCTTCCAGGGCATTTCCACGAGCGGTTTCGGTCGCAGTCAGCTGACGCTGCTGAGACGCCATATGCTGGGCTTCGTTTTCCAGGGGTTCAATCTTCTCGCGCGGACATCGGCGGTCGAGAATGTAGAGTTGCCGCTGATCTACCGCGGTGTCGCAGCGGGCGAGCGCCACCGGCGCGCCAAGGAAGCGCTCGGCTTGGTCGGACTGACGGGGCGCGAGCACCATAAGACGCAGGAGCTTTCCGGTGGCCAACAGCAGCGCGTGGCAATCGCGCGCGCGATCGTCACCGAACCAGCCCTGCTGCTTGCCGACGAGCCGACCGGCAATCTCGACACGAAAACCAGCGCCGAGATCATGGATCTGATGACGCGGCTGAACCGGGAGCAGGGCATCACCATCGTCATGGTCACGCATGAACCCGACATTGCGGCCTATGCAGAGCGCATCCTCCGTTTCGTTGATGGAAAGCTCGAAGCCGAGGTCGCGCATCAGGGCGAGGCGGATCATGTTTCTTGA
- a CDS encoding ABC transporter permease, translating into MFLETLKLALRAISRNILRSFLTVLGVVIGVAAVIALVTIGNGTTEQVSAELSRLGTNMLFVRPGQFGPGRASSEARRFTVKDVDAIRDQLTGLRAVAPLNQTTATAIYGGQSHSTTVMGTTNDYFIAQDWDIALGRTFEAAEERGRARCILGETVRSQLFGAASPTGQQIRVGKVSCGVIGVLAKRGQSGMGTDQDDVVIMPVKIYQRRIGGRANANVQMIVISARDGVSTSKIQTETENLLRERRKIVPGREDDFNVNDMTQIAEAMTGTTTLLTGLLGAVAAISLLVGGIGIMNIMLVSVTERTREIGIRLAIGALETQVLLQFLVEAVALSLFGGITGIVFGLGIGFTAVTLLKVPFVVSPLMIAVAFVFSAAIGMIFGYFPARRAAQLNPIEALRHE; encoded by the coding sequence ATGTTTCTTGAAACACTGAAACTCGCGCTGCGCGCCATTAGCCGCAACATCCTGCGTTCCTTCCTCACCGTGCTCGGCGTCGTCATCGGCGTTGCCGCCGTCATAGCCTTGGTGACGATCGGCAACGGCACCACAGAGCAGGTCTCCGCAGAGCTCTCGCGGCTCGGGACCAACATGCTCTTCGTGCGTCCCGGCCAGTTCGGTCCGGGGCGCGCGAGCTCCGAGGCGAGACGGTTCACCGTTAAGGACGTCGATGCGATCCGCGATCAGCTAACTGGCCTACGAGCAGTCGCGCCACTCAACCAGACGACGGCGACGGCGATCTACGGTGGCCAGAGTCATTCGACTACCGTCATGGGCACGACCAACGACTATTTTATCGCGCAGGACTGGGACATTGCTCTCGGCCGCACCTTCGAGGCGGCCGAAGAGCGCGGCCGCGCCCGCTGCATCCTCGGCGAGACGGTCCGATCGCAGCTTTTCGGCGCGGCCAGTCCGACAGGGCAGCAGATTCGCGTGGGCAAGGTGTCCTGCGGCGTCATCGGCGTGCTGGCGAAGCGCGGGCAATCGGGCATGGGCACTGACCAGGACGATGTCGTGATCATGCCCGTGAAGATCTATCAGCGCCGGATCGGCGGCAGGGCCAACGCCAATGTCCAGATGATCGTCATTTCGGCCCGCGATGGCGTTTCGACCTCCAAGATTCAGACGGAGACCGAGAACCTGCTGCGCGAGCGCCGCAAGATCGTTCCGGGCCGCGAAGACGATTTCAACGTCAACGACATGACGCAGATCGCCGAAGCCATGACGGGTACGACGACATTGCTTACGGGATTGCTTGGCGCTGTCGCCGCAATCAGCCTTCTGGTCGGCGGGATCGGCATCATGAACATCATGCTAGTGTCGGTCACTGAACGCACACGGGAGATCGGCATCCGGCTTGCGATCGGCGCATTGGAGACGCAGGTACTGTTGCAGTTTCTGGTCGAGGCGGTTGCGCTGTCGCTCTTCGGCGGCATCACGGGCATCGTATTCGGATTAGGCATCGGCTTCACCGCCGTGACGCTCTTGAAGGTTCCCTTCGTCGTCAGCCCGCTGATGATCGCCGTCGCCTTCGTCTTCTCGGCCGCAATCGGCATGATCTTCGGCTATTTCCCGGCGCGAAGGGCCGCGCAGCTCAATCCGATCGAGGCCTTACGGCACGAATGA
- a CDS encoding dihydrodipicolinate synthase family protein, producing MWRGVFPAVTTKFTESGELDLAEMERCFGLQADAGVDGIIVCGSLGENMTLEPEEKLEILNVARSAAGSRPVLMTVCESSTKRGAAAAKAAAKAGASGFMVLPGVPYKSAPEETLTHVQTIAAAGGLPIMVYNNPIAYGVDVTIPMFEELAKNDLVVAMKESTDDIRRVTDVFNAFGERFDVFTGVDNLALESLLMGAHGWVAGLVVAFPKETVAIYKLVQAGRLDEARAIYRWFRPLLDLDVSTFLVQNIKLAEVYAIQSNDRVRAPRLPLCGEQRLRVVGVIEKALSNRPELPKF from the coding sequence ATGTGGCGCGGCGTATTTCCTGCAGTAACGACGAAATTCACTGAGAGCGGCGAGCTAGATCTTGCCGAAATGGAACGCTGCTTCGGGCTCCAGGCCGATGCAGGTGTCGATGGCATCATCGTCTGCGGCTCGCTCGGCGAGAACATGACGCTCGAGCCGGAAGAAAAGCTGGAGATCCTGAATGTCGCGCGCTCGGCTGCGGGTTCGAGGCCAGTCCTAATGACGGTTTGCGAAAGCTCGACAAAGCGTGGCGCCGCTGCAGCCAAGGCCGCAGCAAAGGCCGGTGCGAGCGGCTTCATGGTCTTGCCAGGCGTACCTTACAAATCCGCTCCGGAAGAGACGCTGACGCATGTCCAGACGATTGCCGCGGCCGGTGGCCTGCCGATCATGGTCTACAACAATCCTATCGCCTATGGCGTAGACGTCACGATCCCGATGTTCGAAGAGCTGGCGAAGAACGATCTCGTCGTCGCCATGAAGGAATCGACCGACGATATCCGCCGCGTGACGGACGTCTTCAATGCCTTCGGCGAACGCTTCGATGTGTTTACCGGCGTCGACAACCTGGCGCTCGAAAGTCTCTTGATGGGGGCGCACGGCTGGGTCGCCGGTCTCGTCGTCGCCTTCCCGAAGGAAACGGTCGCAATCTATAAGCTCGTCCAGGCGGGCCGCCTCGATGAAGCGCGCGCCATCTACCGCTGGTTCCGGCCGCTGCTCGACCTGGACGTCTCGACCTTCCTCGTCCAGAACATCAAGCTTGCGGAAGTCTACGCCATTCAGTCGAACGACCGCGTCCGCGCCCCTCGCCTGCCGCTCTGCGGCGAACAGCGCCTGCGCGTCGTTGGCGTGATTGAAAAGGCGCTTTCAAACCGCCCGGAACTGCCGAAGTTCTGA
- a CDS encoding GntR family transcriptional regulator, with product MQSSQSHLAYLALEHAIVTLVLKPGALVTEKQLIDIAGHGRTPVREAIQKLAWQGLVIVRPRVGLQVAEIKPDDHANVMQVRRELEPIAASLVAKHATDEQRRALIDCARTMTNCAVNGDLAAFFAADKAFDELLEEACPNTYITASLGPVQTHSRRLWYSMATPERMDRSIKLHVTVIRAIQQGKVEESRQAMAALIDYLSHK from the coding sequence ATGCAGAGTTCACAGAGCCATCTAGCCTATCTCGCACTTGAACACGCGATTGTGACGCTGGTGTTGAAGCCGGGCGCGCTGGTGACCGAAAAGCAGCTGATCGATATTGCCGGTCACGGCCGTACGCCGGTGCGCGAAGCGATACAGAAGCTTGCCTGGCAGGGGCTCGTCATCGTCAGGCCGCGGGTCGGGCTGCAGGTGGCGGAGATCAAACCGGACGACCATGCCAATGTCATGCAGGTGCGCAGGGAACTGGAGCCTATTGCTGCGTCGCTGGTCGCGAAGCATGCGACGGACGAGCAGCGGCGGGCGCTGATAGACTGCGCCCGCACAATGACCAATTGCGCGGTCAATGGCGATCTTGCCGCCTTCTTCGCTGCCGACAAGGCATTCGACGAGCTACTCGAAGAGGCTTGCCCGAATACATACATCACCGCGTCGCTCGGACCTGTGCAGACACATTCACGCCGTCTTTGGTATTCGATGGCCACTCCGGAGCGGATGGACCGCTCGATCAAGCTGCACGTCACGGTTATTCGCGCCATCCAGCAGGGCAAGGTAGAAGAATCGCGGCAGGCAATGGCGGCCTTGATCGACTATCTCAGCCACAAATGA
- a CDS encoding ferredoxin--NADP reductase, giving the protein MNAPAKTEDFASAVPANVYAETVLSVTQYTDRLFRFTMTRPQGFRFRSGEFAMIGLMVDGKPIFRAYSIASPAWAEELEFFSIKVPDGPLTSHLQDIKPGDQVLMRKKPTGTLVLDALTPGKRLYMFSTGTGIAPFASLIRDPDTYEKYEEVILTHTTREVAELKYGFDLIEEIRNDELLSEIVGDKLRHYATVTREDFEYRGRITDLISSGKLFTDLGVPPLDPAIDRGMICGSSAMLKDTKELLEKAGFEEGANSKPAEFVIERAFVG; this is encoded by the coding sequence ATGAACGCTCCAGCAAAGACCGAAGATTTCGCCTCCGCCGTTCCGGCAAATGTCTATGCCGAAACGGTGCTGAGCGTCACGCAATATACGGACCGGCTCTTCCGCTTCACCATGACCCGACCGCAGGGTTTCCGTTTCCGTTCCGGCGAGTTCGCGATGATCGGCCTCATGGTCGATGGCAAGCCGATTTTTCGTGCGTACTCCATTGCAAGCCCCGCCTGGGCCGAAGAACTCGAATTCTTCTCGATCAAGGTGCCGGACGGCCCGCTCACATCGCATCTCCAGGACATCAAGCCGGGCGACCAGGTTCTGATGCGCAAGAAGCCGACGGGTACGCTGGTGCTTGACGCGTTGACGCCCGGCAAGCGGCTTTACATGTTCTCGACCGGAACGGGCATCGCGCCCTTCGCAAGCCTCATCCGCGACCCCGATACCTACGAGAAGTACGAGGAAGTGATCCTCACCCACACGACGCGCGAGGTCGCGGAACTGAAATACGGCTTCGATCTGATAGAAGAGATCCGGAACGACGAACTGCTGAGCGAGATCGTCGGCGACAAACTGCGTCACTATGCGACGGTCACCCGCGAGGATTTCGAATATCGCGGTCGCATCACCGACCTGATCTCCTCCGGCAAGCTCTTTACCGATCTTGGCGTTCCGCCGCTCGACCCGGCAATCGACCGCGGCATGATCTGCGGCTCGTCCGCCATGTTGAAGGACACTAAGGAATTGCTCGAAAAGGCAGGCTTTGAAGAAGGCGCCAACAGCAAGCCGGCCGAGTTCGTCATCGAACGCGCCTTCGTCGGTTGA
- the pcsA gene encoding phosphatidylcholine synthase has product MKIFNYKRVPYAEIRAFSVHILTASGSFLAFLGVVAAAEHRFIDMFWWLGLALLVDGIDGPIARKVRVKEVLPNWSGDTLDNIIDYVTYVLLPAFALYQSGMIGEPWSFAAAGMIVVSSAIYYADMGMKTEEYFFSGFPVVWNMIVFTLFVIDASAATALTVVIVSVILTFLPINFLHPVRVQRLRFINLGVFFFWSALGMFSLLMHFSMPQWAIILFVISGIYLYCIGAVLQFFPALGRSE; this is encoded by the coding sequence ATGAAGATTTTCAACTACAAGCGCGTTCCTTATGCAGAGATACGCGCCTTTTCCGTCCATATTTTGACGGCGTCCGGCTCTTTCCTCGCATTTCTGGGCGTGGTCGCCGCCGCCGAACACCGCTTCATCGACATGTTCTGGTGGTTGGGCCTTGCTCTGCTCGTCGACGGCATCGACGGTCCCATCGCCCGTAAGGTGCGGGTGAAGGAGGTGCTGCCCAACTGGTCGGGCGACACGCTCGACAATATCATCGATTATGTAACCTACGTGCTTTTGCCGGCTTTCGCACTATACCAGAGCGGCATGATCGGTGAACCCTGGTCTTTTGCCGCCGCCGGCATGATTGTCGTGTCGAGCGCCATCTATTATGCCGATATGGGAATGAAGACCGAGGAGTATTTCTTCTCCGGTTTCCCTGTCGTCTGGAATATGATCGTCTTTACGCTCTTCGTCATCGACGCAAGCGCTGCGACCGCCCTGACGGTGGTGATCGTCTCGGTGATCCTTACCTTCCTGCCAATCAATTTCCTGCATCCGGTGCGCGTCCAGCGTCTGCGGTTCATCAATCTCGGCGTTTTCTTCTTCTGGTCGGCGCTCGGCATGTTTTCACTGCTCATGCACTTCAGCATGCCGCAATGGGCCATTATTCTCTTCGTGATCAGCGGTATCTATCTTTATTGCATCGGCGCCGTACTGCAGTTCTTCCCGGCGCTGGGACGTAGCGAATAG
- a CDS encoding quinone oxidoreductase family protein — translation MTKTQAIAFSRNGGPEVLEYVDVDLPPPSADEIQIRHAAIGLNFIDVYFRDGTYKAAHLPFIAGKEAAGTVTAIGPGVNGFAVGDRVAYAGADGAYSVERNVEAKHLVKVPDAISLETAAAMMLKGMTAEYLLNRTFKVGPETVLLFHAAAGGVGLIAGQWAKALGATVIGTAGSQDKVKLALEHGYDYVINYRTENFLDRVRELTGGKGVDVVYDSIGRDTFPQSLDCLKPRGMFVSFGQSSGAIENFTMAMLAQRGSLYATRPTLFTYIATRDELTACANALFDIVLSSKVRININQTYPLREVGRAHTDLETRRTTGTTLLIP, via the coding sequence ATGACAAAGACGCAGGCGATTGCTTTCAGCCGCAATGGCGGTCCTGAAGTTCTTGAGTATGTCGATGTCGATTTGCCGCCGCCATCCGCCGACGAGATCCAGATCAGGCACGCTGCCATCGGGCTCAATTTCATCGACGTGTATTTCCGCGATGGAACTTATAAGGCGGCGCATCTGCCGTTCATCGCCGGGAAGGAAGCGGCAGGCACCGTGACGGCGATCGGACCTGGCGTCAACGGTTTCGCAGTCGGTGACCGGGTTGCCTATGCCGGTGCCGACGGCGCCTACAGCGTCGAGCGGAATGTCGAGGCCAAGCACCTCGTCAAGGTGCCCGACGCGATCAGCCTGGAAACAGCAGCCGCGATGATGCTGAAGGGCATGACCGCCGAATATCTGCTGAACCGAACATTCAAGGTCGGTCCTGAAACGGTTCTGCTTTTCCATGCTGCCGCCGGCGGCGTCGGCCTCATCGCAGGGCAATGGGCAAAGGCGCTGGGCGCTACCGTGATCGGTACCGCCGGCTCGCAAGACAAGGTGAAGCTCGCGCTCGAGCATGGCTACGATTACGTCATCAACTACAGGACGGAAAACTTCCTCGACCGCGTTCGTGAGCTCACCGGCGGCAAAGGCGTGGACGTCGTCTACGACTCGATCGGCCGTGATACATTCCCGCAATCGCTCGACTGCCTGAAGCCGCGCGGCATGTTTGTCTCCTTCGGTCAATCCTCTGGCGCTATTGAGAATTTCACGATGGCGATGCTGGCGCAGCGGGGCTCGCTATATGCAACGAGGCCGACGCTTTTCACCTACATTGCCACACGCGATGAACTGACCGCCTGTGCAAACGCGCTATTTGATATTGTGCTAAGCAGCAAAGTGCGTATCAATATCAACCAAACCTATCCGTTGCGTGAGGTGGGACGAGCTCACACGGATCTAGAAACAAGAAGAACTACGGGAACTACGCTGCTGATCCCATAA
- a CDS encoding ABC transporter ATP-binding protein — protein MNALPSGALLSVQKLTKLFGSFTACNEIDLDIAPGEIHALLGENGAGKSTLVKMLFGVLEPTAGDILWEGKPVAVGAPGEARKLGIGMVFQHFSLFEALTVAENIALSLDDKIPIGRIAEEARALSRAYGLPLDPHAHVADLSVGERQRIEIVRALLQNPKLIILDEPTSVLTPQEADKLFETLFKLKAEGRSVLYISHRLEEVQRICDRATVLRHGRVTGACDPKRETPGSLARMMVGSHVPRVSHPDRGKVGDVQLAVTSLSVAPRTPFATPLRDVSLAVRSGEILAIAGVAGNGQGELFDALSGEYPVARPEAIMIRRKPVGTQGITARRLLGAGFVPEERHGHAAVSAMKLSDNVVLARSQSDRKAFLGGGFLKIIRRGAVRSAAKRISENMDVRRSGEDPAAGALSGGNLQKFIVGRELDRQPGVLVVNQPTWGVDAGAASHIRQALVDLARAGSAVVVISQDLDEIFEVATDIAVISEGRLSPPFPAGELTREQIGILMGGLHESGPAAETGDAH, from the coding sequence TTGAATGCGCTGCCGTCCGGTGCGTTACTGTCGGTCCAGAAACTGACGAAGCTCTTCGGTAGCTTTACCGCCTGCAACGAAATCGACCTCGATATCGCTCCGGGCGAGATCCACGCGCTTCTCGGAGAGAACGGCGCAGGCAAGTCCACGTTGGTGAAGATGCTGTTCGGCGTTTTGGAGCCGACGGCCGGCGATATCCTCTGGGAGGGAAAGCCGGTTGCGGTTGGCGCACCTGGAGAAGCCCGCAAGCTCGGCATCGGCATGGTCTTCCAGCATTTTTCGCTTTTCGAAGCCCTGACGGTCGCCGAAAACATTGCGCTCTCCCTCGATGACAAGATTCCGATCGGCCGGATCGCCGAAGAGGCGAGGGCATTGTCGCGCGCTTACGGGCTGCCGCTCGATCCGCACGCCCATGTGGCCGACCTTTCCGTCGGGGAGCGTCAGCGCATCGAAATCGTCCGCGCATTGCTGCAAAATCCGAAGCTGATAATCCTCGACGAGCCGACCTCGGTTCTGACGCCCCAGGAGGCCGACAAACTCTTCGAAACGCTCTTCAAGCTGAAGGCGGAGGGCCGTTCTGTGCTCTATATCAGCCATCGCCTCGAGGAGGTGCAGCGCATTTGCGATCGCGCAACCGTGCTTCGCCACGGCAGGGTTACCGGCGCCTGCGATCCGAAGCGGGAGACTCCCGGTTCCCTCGCCAGAATGATGGTCGGCTCCCACGTGCCGAGGGTGAGCCATCCCGATCGCGGCAAAGTGGGGGACGTTCAACTTGCAGTAACGAGCCTTTCGGTCGCTCCGCGCACGCCCTTTGCCACACCGCTCAGGGATGTGTCGCTTGCGGTCCGCTCCGGCGAAATCCTGGCGATTGCCGGTGTCGCCGGTAACGGGCAGGGCGAGCTTTTCGACGCATTGTCCGGCGAATATCCGGTGGCGCGGCCTGAGGCGATCATGATCCGCAGGAAGCCTGTCGGCACGCAGGGCATCACCGCCCGCCGCCTGCTCGGTGCGGGCTTCGTCCCGGAAGAGCGCCACGGCCACGCCGCAGTTTCGGCCATGAAGCTTTCGGATAATGTGGTGCTCGCGCGCAGCCAGTCGGACCGCAAGGCGTTTCTTGGCGGTGGCTTTCTCAAGATCATCCGGCGCGGAGCGGTGAGGAGTGCGGCAAAACGCATTTCGGAAAACATGGACGTCCGCAGGAGTGGTGAGGATCCCGCCGCAGGGGCGTTGTCGGGCGGCAATCTCCAGAAGTTCATCGTCGGCCGGGAGCTCGACCGCCAGCCGGGGGTCCTCGTCGTCAATCAGCCGACCTGGGGCGTCGACGCGGGGGCTGCGAGCCACATTCGTCAGGCGCTCGTCGATCTCGCACGCGCCGGCTCTGCCGTCGTCGTCATCAGTCAGGACCTCGATGAGATATTCGAAGTCGCAACCGATATTGCCGTCATCTCGGAAGGGCGTCTTTCGCCGCCGTTCCCGGCCGGTGAACTGACCCGCGAGCAGATCGGCATCCTGATGGGCGGTCTGCATGAAAGCGGGCCTGCCGCGGAGACCGGCGATGCGCATTGA
- a CDS encoding ABC transporter permease, which yields MRIELEKRPQVSKLFGFVSPLLALVLTLVAGSIMFALLGKDPVGALNAFFVEPLLEIWSLHELAIKAAPLILIAVGLSVCYRSNNWNIGAEGQFTIGAIAGSILPIVFYDWHSPLVLPLMLIMGAIGGALFAAIPALLKAHFNTNEILTSLMLVYIAQLFLDWLIRGAWRDPKGFNFPVSRDFAPEAVLPAIWEESGRAHWAFIFAILAAILVWFMMRYTLKGFEVVVLGQSERAGRFAGFSSRRMIWFSFLLSGALAGLAGISEVSGSIGHLQPAISPGYGFTAIIVAFLGRLNPLGITASGLVLALTYLGGEAAQLSIGVSDKVTRVFQGLLLFFVLSCDTLIFYRIRIVWSRVQVVTGKVAQ from the coding sequence ATGCGCATTGAACTCGAAAAACGGCCACAGGTCTCGAAACTCTTCGGGTTCGTTTCGCCGCTCCTGGCACTGGTGCTGACGCTGGTTGCAGGCAGCATCATGTTCGCTCTGCTCGGCAAGGATCCAGTCGGGGCACTAAACGCCTTCTTCGTCGAACCCTTGCTCGAAATCTGGTCGCTGCACGAACTGGCGATCAAGGCCGCGCCGCTCATCCTGATCGCAGTCGGCCTTTCGGTTTGCTATCGCTCGAACAACTGGAACATTGGTGCCGAAGGCCAGTTCACCATCGGTGCGATCGCAGGCTCGATCCTGCCGATCGTCTTCTACGACTGGCATTCGCCCCTCGTGCTGCCGCTGATGCTGATCATGGGCGCCATCGGCGGCGCGCTCTTCGCCGCCATCCCGGCACTCTTGAAGGCGCATTTCAATACCAATGAAATCCTGACCTCGCTGATGCTGGTCTATATCGCCCAGCTTTTCCTCGATTGGCTGATCCGTGGTGCCTGGCGCGATCCGAAGGGCTTCAATTTTCCCGTTTCGCGCGACTTTGCTCCGGAGGCGGTCCTTCCGGCTATCTGGGAAGAGTCGGGACGCGCGCACTGGGCCTTCATTTTTGCGATCCTCGCGGCGATCCTCGTCTGGTTTATGATGCGCTATACGCTGAAGGGCTTCGAGGTCGTCGTGCTCGGCCAGTCCGAGCGGGCAGGGCGCTTTGCGGGCTTCTCCTCGAGGCGGATGATCTGGTTCAGCTTTCTGTTGTCCGGCGCGCTTGCCGGTCTCGCCGGCATTTCCGAAGTGTCTGGTTCGATCGGCCACCTGCAGCCGGCCATTTCGCCGGGTTACGGCTTCACGGCGATCATCGTCGCCTTTCTCGGACGCCTCAATCCCCTCGGCATCACTGCCTCCGGCTTAGTGCTGGCGCTTACCTATCTCGGCGGCGAGGCGGCACAGCTCTCGATCGGGGTGTCCGACAAGGTGACGCGCGTCTTCCAGGGGCTCCTGCTATTTTTCGTGCTCTCTTGCGACACGCTGATCTTCTACAGGATCAGGATCGTCTGGTCGCGAGTGCAGGTAGTCACCGGGAAGGTGGCGCAATGA